A genomic window from Bradyrhizobium lupini includes:
- a CDS encoding family 16 glycoside hydrolase → MPITTETTSFTKDIQGRYLCNNLAEVDAWKSAGGRPFDFIIVGGGTFGSAMAEHLWFRQKQTGGGLRTLVVDAGMFTVPEHVQNTGIQGFADPANPFLLNESLPQPEPPRNEVWGIPWKSTIPFKGLAYTLGGRSLYWGGWSPRLLDEEMLGWPANTVVDLNSRYFDESSRQIGVDEANDFIFGELQNALRRRLFDSLSSVPGAFALDALPPSPLLKSGADPAQLLGLSSSGGLSQNDLLNLLKLEAPLAVQARPPHAGFFPLNKFSVVPLLMKAARTAASDSNGNDSVKEFMVLPDTHVLTLRSVPTAAGTWRISGIDTSRGPIDLAPGGAVVIALGTIENARLALASFDATGLPTLSLIGKNLIAHLRSNLVIRVPRSAISGLSPAVNELQTAALFVKGRATRPNGDLIGHFHLQISASGGGNTSGAEDELYRKVPDVGFFDQLKTSTDTHVAIAIRGLGEMEPADPANPAAHPGRVDLSSRTDEYGVRRASVALTPTQRDQDLWAVMDAAMQKVAAVLANGQPMQVLQSNQDGLGTTHHEAGTLWMGTDPTTSVTDGNGRFHHTENLYAAGPALFPSIGSPNPMLTGIALSRRTGDLIMTPPAFAAEAGFETLFDGTSLGDWTMSMISNQPGRDDPGSFRVRRGVLEARTGTDLGLLWLKRRTPPRYVLRLQWMTTAPDDNSGVFIGFPDPRNEGYDNTAYVGVNFGFEIQIDELARPDNAPIHRTGAVYSFKGPTDGPLTVHPVGEWNSYEITVDGADITVALNEQTVNIFHFAGDPQSPRRGLPSTAQDPRFIGLQTHTGRVLFRNIQWKSLEGLVA, encoded by the coding sequence ATGCCAATCACTACGGAAACGACCTCGTTCACCAAAGACATTCAAGGCCGCTATCTCTGCAACAATCTCGCGGAAGTTGATGCCTGGAAATCCGCAGGCGGGCGTCCGTTCGATTTCATCATCGTGGGAGGCGGGACGTTCGGTTCTGCGATGGCTGAGCATTTGTGGTTCCGCCAGAAACAAACGGGTGGCGGATTGAGGACGCTGGTCGTCGATGCCGGGATGTTCACCGTCCCTGAGCATGTTCAGAACACGGGGATCCAAGGGTTTGCCGATCCGGCTAATCCGTTCCTTTTGAACGAAAGCCTGCCGCAGCCGGAGCCCCCACGCAACGAGGTCTGGGGAATTCCATGGAAGTCGACTATTCCCTTCAAAGGACTAGCGTACACGCTCGGGGGCAGATCGCTCTATTGGGGCGGTTGGTCGCCTCGTCTGCTGGACGAGGAGATGTTGGGTTGGCCCGCAAACACCGTAGTCGATCTGAACAGCCGCTATTTCGATGAGAGTTCTCGCCAGATCGGTGTCGACGAGGCGAACGACTTCATTTTCGGCGAATTGCAGAATGCGCTGCGTCGCCGGCTCTTCGACAGTTTGTCGAGCGTGCCCGGAGCGTTCGCGCTCGACGCGCTCCCGCCATCTCCGCTGCTGAAGTCGGGCGCCGACCCCGCACAGTTGCTTGGCCTGTCGTCGAGCGGCGGACTTTCGCAAAACGACCTCCTAAACCTGCTGAAGCTGGAAGCGCCGCTGGCTGTGCAGGCGCGCCCGCCACACGCGGGGTTCTTCCCGCTGAACAAGTTCAGCGTCGTTCCGCTGCTGATGAAGGCGGCTCGGACTGCGGCGAGCGACTCCAACGGCAATGATTCGGTCAAGGAATTCATGGTGCTGCCCGACACGCATGTGCTGACGCTGCGCAGCGTCCCCACCGCGGCAGGGACCTGGCGCATCTCAGGCATCGACACCAGTCGAGGTCCGATAGATCTGGCACCCGGTGGTGCCGTTGTCATCGCGCTCGGCACGATCGAGAACGCGCGGCTGGCTCTCGCATCGTTCGATGCCACCGGACTTCCGACCCTGTCGCTCATCGGCAAGAATCTGATTGCGCACCTTCGCTCGAACCTTGTCATCCGCGTGCCGCGGTCGGCGATTTCCGGGCTTTCGCCGGCGGTGAACGAGCTGCAGACTGCGGCCCTGTTCGTGAAGGGACGGGCAACGCGCCCGAATGGTGATCTGATCGGCCACTTCCACCTTCAGATCTCCGCGAGCGGCGGCGGCAACACCAGCGGCGCCGAGGACGAGCTCTACCGCAAGGTGCCCGACGTCGGCTTTTTCGATCAGCTGAAGACCTCGACCGACACGCATGTCGCAATTGCAATCAGAGGGCTCGGAGAGATGGAGCCCGCCGATCCGGCCAATCCCGCCGCTCATCCAGGCCGCGTCGATCTGAGCTCGCGGACAGACGAATACGGCGTTCGTCGTGCATCGGTTGCGCTGACACCGACGCAGCGCGATCAGGATCTCTGGGCCGTCATGGATGCGGCGATGCAAAAGGTCGCCGCCGTCTTGGCCAACGGTCAGCCCATGCAGGTGCTCCAGAGCAACCAGGACGGGCTCGGGACGACCCATCATGAAGCCGGGACACTTTGGATGGGCACCGATCCGACCACGAGCGTCACGGACGGCAACGGACGCTTCCATCACACCGAGAACCTGTATGCGGCCGGCCCGGCGCTCTTCCCGAGCATCGGTTCGCCCAACCCGATGCTGACCGGGATAGCGCTCTCGCGCCGCACCGGCGACCTGATCATGACGCCTCCTGCCTTCGCGGCCGAGGCGGGTTTCGAGACGCTGTTCGATGGCACCTCTCTCGGGGACTGGACAATGTCGATGATCAGCAACCAGCCCGGCCGGGACGACCCTGGCTCGTTCCGGGTCCGGCGCGGGGTTCTCGAGGCACGAACGGGGACCGATCTGGGGCTGCTCTGGCTGAAGCGCCGGACGCCGCCTCGCTATGTTTTGCGGCTGCAATGGATGACGACGGCGCCGGACGACAATTCGGGCGTCTTCATCGGCTTCCCGGACCCCCGGAACGAGGGCTACGACAACACGGCCTATGTCGGCGTCAACTTCGGCTTCGAGATTCAGATCGACGAACTGGCCCGGCCGGACAATGCGCCCATCCACAGGACGGGTGCGGTCTACTCCTTCAAGGGGCCGACCGACGGTCCGCTGACGGTCCATCCGGTGGGAGAATGGAACAGCTATGAGATCACCGTCGATGGTGCCGACATCACCGTCGCGCTGAACGAGCAGACGGTGAACATTTTCCATTTCGCGGGCGATCCGCAGTCCCCGCGCCGCGGGCTGCCGTCCACCGCTCAGGACCCGCGCTTCATCGGCCTGCAAACTCATACGGGTCGCGTGCTCTTTCGCAACATTCAGTGGAAGTCGTTGGAGGGTCTCGTGGCATGA
- a CDS encoding MATE family efflux transporter, which yields MNGPANIADSKPHTARMALRDDRLDALLGHPVALTILRLAVPNSTVMLVQVLMGLLEVYFIAKLGLDALAGVTLVFPLLALTVAISQGATGGGIVTSVARALGRGEFAEASSYPWYAIGLALPLGLATTAFMYGLGPLIYRAMGGHGASLQISLQYSTVVFGGATLIWTFNLLMAAVRGTGNLRVPVIVVCSGATLLVPLSPLLIFGGFGIPALGPIGGGVALLINYALGTLAYAIYLWGHMGLLRPSPTPPRLALAPALTILKIGGVSAIIAASTNVTLTLVTAYVGSHGIAALAGYGSASRLEFLLVPISYGVGGPVGMVVSASLGAGLIERARRAAWTGAVIGAAVTATIGLVGALLARQWIGLFNDDPGTIQAGVQYLHDVGPFFGFFGLGFVLYCVGQATRRLAPSLLGALTRALIAAAGGYLLLRWNASLDLNFFAVSAGMMAFGLIPLSSLMQRVGFEADDISSKRTR from the coding sequence GTGAACGGACCCGCGAATATCGCCGATTCAAAGCCGCACACGGCGCGCATGGCGCTGCGCGATGACCGACTTGACGCGCTGCTAGGCCATCCGGTCGCCTTGACGATCCTCCGCTTGGCGGTCCCGAATTCGACCGTGATGCTCGTCCAGGTGCTGATGGGACTTCTCGAGGTTTACTTCATCGCAAAGCTCGGGCTCGACGCTCTCGCCGGAGTGACGCTGGTCTTCCCGCTGCTCGCGCTTACCGTAGCGATCTCCCAGGGTGCGACAGGCGGTGGTATCGTCACTTCGGTGGCGCGGGCGCTAGGACGCGGCGAATTCGCCGAGGCAAGCTCCTACCCTTGGTACGCGATCGGGTTGGCGCTGCCGCTTGGATTGGCAACCACCGCATTCATGTATGGGCTGGGGCCCTTGATCTATCGTGCGATGGGCGGGCATGGCGCTTCGCTACAGATCTCCCTGCAATATTCGACGGTGGTCTTTGGCGGAGCGACGCTGATCTGGACATTCAACTTGCTGATGGCGGCGGTGCGCGGCACCGGAAACTTGCGAGTGCCGGTCATTGTAGTGTGCTCAGGCGCAACGCTGCTGGTGCCGCTATCACCGCTTCTGATTTTCGGCGGCTTCGGCATTCCCGCGCTTGGCCCAATCGGCGGCGGCGTCGCACTGTTGATCAACTACGCTCTCGGAACACTTGCCTACGCAATCTACCTGTGGGGCCATATGGGCTTGTTGCGGCCTTCGCCAACCCCACCGCGCCTGGCGCTCGCGCCTGCCTTGACGATCCTCAAGATCGGCGGCGTCTCTGCCATCATCGCGGCGAGCACCAATGTAACGCTGACGCTTGTGACCGCTTACGTCGGCTCCCATGGTATCGCTGCTTTGGCAGGGTATGGCTCAGCCTCACGTCTAGAGTTCCTGCTTGTGCCGATCTCCTACGGTGTGGGCGGCCCGGTCGGCATGGTAGTCAGCGCCAGCCTTGGCGCCGGACTGATCGAGCGTGCGCGGCGCGCCGCCTGGACGGGCGCGGTTATAGGCGCTGCGGTGACCGCCACAATAGGACTCGTCGGCGCGCTGTTAGCGCGCCAATGGATCGGCCTTTTCAACGACGACCCCGGGACCATCCAGGCGGGCGTGCAGTACCTGCACGATGTCGGCCCCTTCTTTGGGTTCTTCGGTCTCGGCTTTGTGCTGTACTGTGTAGGCCAAGCCACCCGGCGGCTCGCGCCTTCGCTGCTCGGAGCTCTGACCCGCGCGCTGATCGCTGCTGCGGGCGGTTATCTGCTGCTACGCTGGAATGCGAGTCTCGACCTGAACTTTTTCGCAGTCTCTGCTGGGATGATGGCGTTCGGGTTGATACCGCTTTCTAGTCTGATGCAGCGCGTTGGCTTCGAAGCCGATGATATCTCCAGCAAGAGAACCAGATAG